One genomic window of Bradyrhizobium sp. B124 includes the following:
- a CDS encoding SDR family oxidoreductase, which yields MSLFTSPFDPAREAALVTGAGNGIGRAIAQALVGEGVRTVFADSHEDRVMAAIKAAAHPELAVPWVGDLAQRAACDALLAHAQAAVGQVTHFVHSASPPRREADHAMAVDEETWRQMHAVNLDAGFHLSRELARKLIAAKRPGSFLLLTSLHAGTPRNLPHYSTAKAGMAMLVKELAKSWGCYGIRVNALVPGAVAAGGFVADPALAKHIPLGRLGQADDLAPMALAVLSHKLSGYVTGASIVVDGGLSLTNWFAPPELD from the coding sequence ATGAGCCTTTTCACATCGCCCTTCGATCCCGCGCGCGAGGCAGCCCTGGTGACCGGCGCCGGCAATGGCATTGGCCGCGCCATCGCGCAGGCCCTGGTCGGCGAGGGCGTGCGCACGGTGTTCGCCGACTCGCATGAGGACAGGGTCATGGCCGCCATCAAGGCCGCCGCACATCCCGAACTTGCCGTGCCCTGGGTCGGTGATCTCGCACAACGTGCGGCGTGCGACGCCCTGCTGGCACATGCGCAAGCCGCGGTCGGGCAGGTGACGCATTTCGTCCACAGCGCATCGCCGCCGCGCCGCGAGGCCGATCACGCGATGGCGGTCGATGAAGAGACGTGGCGGCAGATGCACGCGGTCAATCTCGATGCCGGCTTTCATCTGTCGCGCGAACTGGCGCGCAAGCTGATCGCGGCGAAGCGGCCTGGCTCGTTTCTGCTGCTCACCTCGCTGCATGCGGGCACGCCGCGCAACCTGCCGCATTATTCGACGGCGAAGGCCGGCATGGCGATGCTGGTGAAGGAACTGGCCAAGAGCTGGGGCTGCTACGGCATCCGCGTCAATGCGCTGGTGCCCGGCGCGGTCGCGGCCGGCGGCTTCGTCGCCGATCCCGCGCTGGCCAAGCACATTCCGCTCGGCCGGCTTGGTCAGGCGGACGATCTCGCGCCGATGGCGCTCGCCGTGCTGTCGCACAAGCTCTCCGGCTACGTCACCGGCGCATCGATCGTCGTCGACGGCGGCCTGTCGCTGACCAACTGGTTCGCGCCGCCGGAGCTCGATTGA
- a CDS encoding class I SAM-dependent methyltransferase gives MAQNIYDDPGFFAGYSQLPRQVRGLLGAPEWPAIRAMLPDIAGKRVVDLGCGFGWTSRWMREQGASGVLGVDLSQNMITRATAMTQDPAIAYEIADLETLELPKATFDLAYSALTFHYIRDFDRLARMLYRTLVPDGHLVFTIEHPIYMAAAHPGWGQDQDGRKSWPVNRYFIEGERRTDWYVKGVLKYHRTIGTTLNALIGAGFTLRHVEEFSPTREQIKAVPELADELERPMMMLVSAQR, from the coding sequence ATGGCGCAGAACATCTATGACGATCCCGGCTTCTTCGCCGGCTACAGCCAGTTGCCGCGGCAGGTCCGCGGGCTGCTCGGCGCGCCCGAATGGCCCGCGATCCGCGCCATGCTGCCTGACATCGCAGGCAAGCGCGTGGTCGATCTCGGCTGCGGCTTCGGCTGGACATCGCGCTGGATGCGCGAGCAAGGCGCCTCCGGCGTGCTCGGCGTCGACCTCTCGCAGAACATGATCACGCGCGCCACGGCGATGACGCAGGATCCAGCCATCGCTTACGAGATCGCCGACCTCGAAACGCTGGAGCTGCCGAAGGCCACATTCGACCTCGCCTACAGCGCCCTCACCTTCCACTACATCAGAGACTTCGATCGCCTGGCGCGGATGCTGTATCGCACCCTCGTCCCGGACGGGCATCTGGTCTTCACCATCGAGCATCCGATCTACATGGCCGCCGCCCATCCCGGCTGGGGACAGGACCAGGACGGCCGCAAGTCCTGGCCGGTCAACCGCTACTTCATCGAAGGCGAACGCCGGACCGACTGGTACGTGAAAGGCGTGCTGAAATATCACCGCACCATCGGCACCACGCTCAATGCGCTGATCGGCGCCGGCTTCACGCTTCGCCACGTCGAGGAATTCTCCCCGACGCGGGAGCAGATCAAGGCTGTGCCCGAACTGGCCGACGAACTCGAACGGCCGATGATGATGCTGGTGTCAGCGCAGCGCTAG
- a CDS encoding L,D-transpeptidase, giving the protein MSKLGLAAVLMGSLALGGCMQATLSPVTDAAMTPRDRQLLAHPPYADAKIPDQFQRHIVDYRRKEQPGSILVDTDARYLYYVLPGGKAIRYGVAVGEEAMAFSGVATVGRLAEWPDWVPTKDIQERLGPYPARVAGGPANPLGARGIYLYQGNKDTLYRIHGTNQPEYIGQAISSGCIRMNNADVIDLYQHVKPGATVVVLPPGQSA; this is encoded by the coding sequence GTGTCGAAGTTGGGGCTTGCTGCGGTGCTGATGGGTTCGCTCGCACTTGGCGGCTGCATGCAGGCGACGCTGTCGCCGGTGACGGATGCCGCGATGACGCCGCGCGATCGGCAATTGCTGGCGCATCCGCCCTATGCGGATGCCAAGATTCCGGATCAGTTCCAGCGCCACATTGTCGATTACAGGCGGAAGGAGCAGCCGGGTTCAATCCTGGTCGATACCGACGCGCGCTATCTCTATTACGTGCTGCCCGGCGGCAAGGCGATCCGCTACGGCGTCGCCGTCGGCGAAGAGGCAATGGCGTTCTCCGGCGTCGCCACCGTTGGCCGTCTCGCCGAATGGCCGGATTGGGTTCCGACCAAGGACATCCAGGAGCGGCTCGGGCCGTATCCGGCGCGTGTCGCCGGCGGACCGGCCAATCCGCTCGGTGCCCGGGGCATCTACCTCTACCAGGGCAACAAGGACACGCTCTACCGCATCCACGGCACCAACCAGCCCGAATATATCGGGCAGGCGATCTCGTCGGGCTGTATCCGCATGAACAACGCCGACGTGATCGATCTCTACCAGCACGTCAAGCCGGGGGCGACCGTGGTCGTGCTGCCGCCGGGACAGAGCGCGTAA
- a CDS encoding septal ring lytic transglycosylase RlpA family protein: MSRDDAVISYVDVKRSARGVAPAIALARARKPLRLCAIVIGAASLAACAQSSVVSQRSQALASRPASLEPTRAASSATRTHVATARKHTPYASRKGGDTRIASQGVASFYSDEQETASGEKFNAHELTAAHPTLPFGTKLRVTDVKTGRSVTVRVNDRGPYVPGRIVDVSYSAAQSLGMIGKGVANVRLDVVQ; this comes from the coding sequence ATGTCACGCGACGATGCAGTCATTTCGTACGTCGACGTCAAACGCAGCGCGCGCGGTGTTGCGCCCGCAATTGCATTGGCTCGTGCGCGAAAGCCGCTGCGGCTCTGCGCCATCGTGATCGGCGCCGCGTCGCTTGCGGCCTGTGCACAGTCCTCCGTCGTCAGCCAGCGCTCGCAGGCGCTCGCGAGCCGGCCAGCATCGCTCGAGCCGACCCGGGCTGCGTCATCGGCGACGCGCACACATGTCGCAACCGCGCGCAAGCACACGCCGTACGCGTCACGCAAAGGCGGCGATACCAGGATCGCGTCGCAGGGCGTCGCGAGCTTCTACAGCGACGAGCAGGAGACCGCGAGCGGCGAGAAGTTCAACGCGCACGAACTGACCGCCGCGCATCCGACATTGCCGTTCGGCACCAAGCTGCGCGTCACCGACGTCAAGACCGGCCGCTCGGTCACGGTGCGTGTCAACGACCGCGGGCCTTACGTTCCCGGGCGCATCGTCGACGTCTCGTATTCTGCTGCACAGTCGCTCGGCATGATCGGCAAGGGCGTCGCGAATGTCCGGCTCGACGTGGTGCAGTGA
- a CDS encoding DUF1993 domain-containing protein → MTFSLYDATVANYLQILGAASGFLDKSLAHFKENGIDPAEIVETRLFPDMLPFRFQVVSLAHHSRGAMEAAKSGVFVPPSGKPDLDYAALQALVKDAHTELSALTPDAVNALLGREVMFKLGERSMPFTAEGFLMSFSLPNFFFHSTTAYDILRHKGAPLGKRDFIGRLNMKK, encoded by the coding sequence ATGACCTTTTCACTCTACGACGCGACCGTTGCCAACTATCTGCAGATCCTCGGCGCCGCCTCGGGCTTTCTCGACAAGAGCCTCGCGCATTTCAAGGAGAACGGCATCGATCCGGCCGAGATCGTCGAGACCCGGTTGTTTCCGGACATGTTGCCGTTCCGCTTTCAGGTGGTCTCGCTCGCGCATCATTCCCGCGGCGCGATGGAAGCCGCGAAGAGCGGCGTGTTCGTCCCGCCGTCCGGCAAGCCCGATCTGGATTACGCCGCACTGCAGGCGCTGGTGAAGGACGCGCACACCGAATTGTCGGCGCTGACGCCGGATGCGGTCAATGCGTTGCTCGGGCGCGAAGTGATGTTCAAGCTCGGCGAGCGGTCGATGCCGTTCACGGCCGAGGGATTCCTGATGTCGTTCTCGCTGCCGAACTTCTTCTTCCACTCGACCACCGCCTACGACATCCTCCGCCACAAGGGCGCGCCGCTCGGCAAACGTGACTTCATTGGCCGGTTGAACATGAAGAAGTGA